A single window of Bacteroidetes Order II. bacterium DNA harbors:
- the dusB gene encoding tRNA dihydrouridine synthase DusB, with the protein MKIGNIDLGERPIMLAPMEDVSDPPFRVICKRYGADLVYTEFISSGGLVYDAKSSVQKLAFHEQERPVGIQLFGGDPKQVREAAKMVDDAAPDLIDINYGCPVKKVVCHDGGAGILRNIPKMREITEQVLAAATRPVTVKTRLGWNDESINVLEVVQMLESLGVQAIAIHARTRAQLYTGTARWEWLKRIKEESGMRIPLIGNGDATTPERIQQMFEETGVDGVMVGRGAIGNPWIFRDAKHYLATGTLPPPPSWDERLSVIQEHLQLKAEWLGEPKGVLEMRRMYGGYFKGFRNASFCRQRMMQEKMLAGALEALESFRSLDPDEPAEPKGLVVVAALPEAFETPIMVD; encoded by the coding sequence ATGAAAATAGGAAACATAGACTTAGGCGAACGCCCAATTATGCTCGCGCCGATGGAAGATGTAAGTGATCCGCCTTTTCGGGTCATTTGCAAACGATATGGGGCCGATCTGGTCTATACCGAGTTCATTTCTTCGGGCGGTTTGGTCTATGATGCCAAGAGTTCCGTTCAGAAATTGGCGTTTCACGAGCAAGAAAGGCCCGTGGGAATCCAACTTTTCGGAGGCGACCCGAAACAAGTGCGTGAAGCTGCAAAAATGGTGGATGACGCCGCACCTGATTTGATTGACATCAATTACGGCTGTCCGGTCAAAAAAGTGGTGTGTCACGACGGTGGGGCGGGCATTCTGCGGAATATCCCCAAAATGCGGGAGATTACAGAGCAAGTTTTGGCTGCTGCCACCCGGCCTGTAACGGTCAAGACACGCCTCGGCTGGAATGATGAAAGCATCAACGTCTTGGAGGTCGTACAGATGCTGGAATCGCTGGGGGTGCAGGCCATTGCGATCCATGCGCGTACTCGTGCCCAACTGTACACCGGAACCGCCCGATGGGAATGGTTAAAACGCATCAAAGAAGAAAGTGGGATGCGGATTCCGCTTATCGGAAATGGTGATGCCACAACGCCCGAACGCATCCAACAGATGTTTGAGGAAACGGGTGTGGATGGCGTGATGGTAGGGCGCGGTGCAATCGGAAACCCATGGATTTTTCGTGATGCCAAGCATTATCTGGCTACCGGAACCCTACCCCCTCCGCCTTCTTGGGACGAGCGCCTCTCGGTGATTCAAGAGCACTTGCAACTTAAGGCCGAATGGCTGGGAGAGCCGAAAGGCGTATTAGAAATGCGCCGCATGTATGGCGGATATTTTAAAGGCTTCCGTAATGCAAGCTTTTGCCGGCAACGCATGATGCAGGAAAAAATGCTGGCAGGCGCATTAGAGGCGCTGGAGTCTTTTCGTAGCCTTGACCCCGACGAACCCGCAGAACCGAAAGGATTGGTGGTGGTTGCTGCCTTGCCAGAAGCCTTTGAAACACCCATTATGGTAGATTGA
- a CDS encoding adenosylhomocysteinase — protein sequence MDHKEGAYKVRDLSLAPQGRLRIEWAESRMPVLMSLREKYAKLKPFAGYKITGCLHVTKETAVLIETLAACGAEVAWSGCNPLSTNDEVAAALAEAGIEIYAWHGMDTEEFYWCIERSIDKPPHTTLDDGADLIFTVHHKYPHLADHIIGGSEETTTGVHRLRAMAEDGKLLYPVYAVNDAETKWDFDNVYGTGQSTLDGILRASSVMLAGKNFVVAGYGHCGRGVAMRAKGMGANVIVTEVKPTAALKAILEGHRVMTMEEAAKIGDIFVTATGMRDIIRGEHFLSMKEGAIVSNTGHYDVELNLVELRELTVDARTIRDNNVEYTLENGRKVYVLADGRLVNLAAAEGHPSEVMDMSFANQFMAHLNLIQAHENGGDLSPRVIDLPEELDQEIARIKLETMGLEIDSLTEEQVAYATDYAAGT from the coding sequence ATGGATCACAAAGAAGGCGCCTACAAAGTCCGCGACCTGAGTTTAGCCCCTCAGGGACGGTTGCGCATTGAATGGGCCGAAAGCCGTATGCCCGTCCTTATGAGCTTGCGCGAGAAATATGCCAAACTCAAACCCTTTGCCGGATATAAAATTACCGGATGTTTGCACGTTACCAAAGAAACGGCAGTTCTGATCGAAACCCTTGCGGCGTGTGGGGCCGAGGTCGCTTGGAGCGGATGTAATCCACTCTCGACCAATGACGAAGTGGCTGCAGCCCTTGCAGAAGCTGGTATTGAAATTTATGCTTGGCATGGGATGGATACCGAGGAGTTTTATTGGTGCATCGAACGCTCCATAGATAAACCACCCCACACCACATTAGACGATGGGGCAGACCTGATTTTTACGGTTCACCACAAATACCCGCACCTTGCAGACCACATCATTGGCGGGTCTGAAGAAACCACAACGGGTGTACACCGTCTGCGTGCTATGGCGGAAGACGGAAAGTTACTCTATCCCGTTTATGCCGTGAATGATGCCGAAACCAAGTGGGACTTTGATAACGTGTATGGAACCGGACAATCTACCTTAGATGGGATCCTGCGTGCTTCGAGTGTGATGCTGGCTGGTAAAAACTTTGTCGTTGCCGGATACGGTCATTGTGGACGTGGCGTAGCCATGCGTGCAAAAGGAATGGGGGCGAATGTGATTGTGACAGAAGTGAAGCCAACAGCGGCCTTAAAAGCCATCTTGGAAGGCCATCGGGTAATGACCATGGAAGAGGCCGCCAAAATTGGGGATATTTTTGTTACGGCAACGGGTATGCGAGACATCATTCGTGGCGAACACTTTCTCTCGATGAAAGAAGGGGCTATTGTGTCTAATACGGGGCACTATGACGTGGAATTAAACTTGGTGGAATTACGCGAACTGACCGTAGATGCCCGTACCATTCGGGACAATAATGTTGAATACACACTCGAAAATGGCCGAAAAGTCTATGTACTTGCCGATGGTCGTCTCGTTAACTTGGCCGCTGCCGAAGGACATCCTTCCGAGGTTATGGACATGAGTTTTGCCAACCAATTTATGGCCCACCTGAACCTGATTCAGGCCCATGAAAATGGCGGTGACCTTAGCCCCCGTGTTATTGACTTACCCGAAGAGTTGGATCAGGAAATAGCCCGGATTAAACTCGAAACGATGGGCCTCGAAATTGATAGCCTAACAGAAGAGCAAGTGGCTTATGCCACCGATTATGCTGCCGGAACCTGA
- a CDS encoding aminotransferase class V-fold PLP-dependent enzyme: protein MNPFLSLKHHYAVPDYPAIELRAFTHGLMPRSVPAMMQRFTEDWQQQGVDAWNHIPNHWKPDSDEKVGWWNLPEYLADTFIAPMLGAPAGSCILLPNVHAAITGLMSCSQLFLHKKTVVVPADAFPSVLYPVHQWQQLYGLRLHIVPPDVYGFCNRKAILDAIDTDTALVFLSHVGFTSGEVLTDDFVTSVAAKVHLAGGLLVVDGYHATGSVPTAVQETKADVYVGGLLKEASGSAGNGYLYIRPGLDLRPTTAGWFADAAPFAFNLKPTWHPEVRRRFLGGTTAVAPLYHAVEGLKILLEAGIDRVRAHTLALTAHAIDHIQALPITLRSPVTPEKRGPMLILEMPHADYMCHHLKAHHIFTDSRKGNLLRLAPFVWNSQTEIDQTFRLIGDALKSNSYLHTSFTSEGPVT from the coding sequence ATGAACCCATTTCTTTCCCTCAAACATCATTATGCAGTACCGGACTACCCAGCCATTGAACTACGCGCCTTTACGCATGGCCTAATGCCTCGAAGCGTTCCGGCGATGATGCAACGTTTTACAGAAGATTGGCAACAACAAGGGGTGGATGCTTGGAACCACATCCCAAACCATTGGAAACCCGACTCCGACGAAAAAGTGGGTTGGTGGAACTTGCCGGAATACTTGGCGGATACCTTTATTGCGCCCATGCTCGGTGCGCCTGCCGGATCGTGTATTTTGCTTCCCAATGTCCACGCCGCCATCACGGGTCTGATGTCGTGCAGCCAATTGTTTTTACATAAAAAAACAGTGGTTGTACCTGCCGATGCCTTCCCTTCCGTGTTGTACCCTGTTCATCAATGGCAACAACTGTATGGACTCCGGCTGCACATAGTACCGCCAGATGTCTACGGATTTTGTAACCGAAAGGCCATTTTAGACGCCATTGACACAGACACCGCCCTGGTTTTTTTAAGCCATGTCGGATTCACTTCCGGAGAAGTCTTGACAGACGATTTTGTGACCTCCGTAGCAGCAAAAGTACACCTTGCTGGTGGCTTATTGGTGGTAGATGGCTATCATGCCACGGGATCGGTACCCACGGCTGTACAAGAAACCAAAGCCGACGTTTATGTGGGTGGGTTACTCAAAGAGGCCTCTGGTTCAGCAGGAAACGGCTACCTTTATATACGTCCGGGCTTAGACTTGCGGCCCACCACCGCAGGATGGTTTGCAGATGCGGCACCCTTTGCCTTTAACCTCAAGCCCACATGGCATCCGGAGGTAAGACGGCGTTTTTTGGGCGGAACCACGGCTGTCGCGCCCTTATATCATGCCGTTGAAGGGTTAAAAATCTTACTGGAAGCAGGCATTGACCGTGTTCGGGCCCACACCCTCGCTCTCACGGCCCACGCAATAGACCACATACAAGCCCTCCCGATTACGCTCCGGTCACCCGTGACGCCAGAAAAACGGGGCCCCATGTTGATACTCGAAATGCCCCATGCAGACTATATGTGCCACCATCTGAAAGCACATCATATTTTCACCGATAGCCGCAAAGGAAACCTCCTGCGCTTGGCCCCCTTTGTCTGGAATAGCCAAACAGAAATTGACCAGACCTTTCGCCTTATCGGAGATGCTTTAAAATCAAATAGTTACCTTCATACTTCATTTACGTCAGAAGGGCCTGTCACCTAA
- a CDS encoding DUF5615 family PIN-like protein, with amino-acid sequence MKFIVDAQLPYKLALFIQEKGYDCVHTDNLPNKERTKDHEICALSVQELRIVISKDGRAGKKILFPNLKGGECQINTSNPNKLKRQNLR; translated from the coding sequence ATGAAATTTATCGTAGATGCCCAGCTTCCCTACAAATTGGCTTTGTTCATTCAAGAAAAAGGCTACGATTGTGTGCATACGGACAATTTACCCAATAAAGAACGTACCAAAGACCATGAAATATGTGCTCTATCTGTTCAAGAGTTGCGCATTGTAATTTCGAAAGATGGGCGAGCAGGCAAAAAAATACTATTTCCGAATCTGAAGGGTGGGGAATGTCAGATAAATACCAGCAACCCTAATAAACTGAAAAGACAAAATCTACGATAA
- a CDS encoding methionine adenosyltransferase, with protein MAYLFTSESVSEGHPDKVADQISDAILDALLEQDPKSRVAVETLVTTGLVVLSGEVTTNAYVDVQEIARQVIREIGYTDPLLRFDAESCGVISSIHAQSPDIAQGVDEGVGLHEEQGAGDQGMMFGFACTETPEYMPMSIQFSHRLVQELARIRKQTHWMPYLRPDAKSQVTIEYTDDRTKPLRVHTIVLSTQHDEEVSQEQITADVRKYVIPAVIPAEMLDDQLVLHVNPTGRFVIGGPHGDTGLTGRKIIVDTYGGWGAHGGGAFSGKDPSKVDRSAAYAARHVAKNLVAAGLAEQALVQVAYAIGVADPVSVNVNAYGTSTYSDVVLGELVAEVFDLRPSAIIQRLDLLKPGYQQTAAYGHFGREMFSWEQLNYVDALKNAAAKRA; from the coding sequence ATGGCGTATCTTTTTACCTCGGAGTCGGTTTCGGAAGGTCATCCGGACAAGGTGGCTGATCAAATCTCGGATGCTATTTTGGATGCCCTTTTGGAGCAAGACCCCAAAAGTCGTGTGGCAGTAGAAACCTTGGTGACAACCGGCTTGGTAGTATTGTCGGGCGAAGTAACCACCAATGCCTATGTGGATGTTCAAGAAATTGCCCGTCAGGTTATTCGGGAAATTGGATACACGGATCCTTTACTCCGTTTTGATGCCGAGTCTTGTGGGGTCATTTCTTCAATTCACGCCCAAAGCCCCGACATCGCGCAAGGCGTGGACGAAGGTGTCGGCTTGCATGAGGAGCAAGGTGCTGGCGACCAAGGCATGATGTTTGGCTTTGCTTGTACCGAGACGCCAGAATATATGCCCATGTCTATCCAGTTCTCTCATCGTCTGGTACAGGAACTGGCCCGAATCCGCAAGCAAACTCACTGGATGCCCTATTTGCGGCCAGATGCAAAAAGTCAGGTAACCATTGAATATACCGACGACCGTACCAAACCGCTGCGGGTACATACCATCGTATTATCCACCCAGCACGACGAAGAGGTATCACAAGAACAGATTACCGCAGACGTTCGCAAATATGTGATTCCGGCGGTCATTCCGGCGGAGATGTTAGACGACCAACTCGTTCTGCATGTAAATCCTACCGGACGGTTTGTGATTGGAGGTCCGCATGGTGATACAGGGTTGACTGGCCGAAAGATTATTGTAGATACTTATGGCGGATGGGGGGCACACGGTGGCGGCGCATTCTCTGGAAAAGACCCTTCTAAAGTGGATCGCTCCGCAGCCTATGCCGCTCGACACGTGGCCAAAAATTTGGTTGCGGCTGGCTTGGCAGAGCAGGCTTTGGTGCAAGTGGCCTATGCGATTGGTGTCGCAGACCCCGTTTCGGTGAATGTAAATGCATATGGAACAAGTACATATTCGGATGTGGTATTGGGTGAGTTAGTGGCCGAGGTATTTGACCTACGACCAAGTGCAATCATCCAACGGTTGGATTTGTTAAAGCCGGGATACCAACAAACGGCTGCATACGGACATTTTGGCCGAGAAATGTTTTCATGGGAACAACTAAATTATGTGGATGCGTTAAAAAATGCCGCCGCAAAACGCGCCTAA
- a CDS encoding acyl carrier protein, which translates to MDIEAKVKSIIVEKLGVDEDSIELTHSFTNDLGADSLDTVELIMEFEKEFNLTITDEDAESIATVGAAIDYLQSKVGA; encoded by the coding sequence ATGGATATCGAAGCCAAAGTTAAATCCATTATTGTTGAAAAATTGGGCGTTGACGAAGATAGCATTGAACTGACGCACTCTTTCACAAACGATCTGGGCGCGGACTCTCTCGACACCGTTGAATTGATCATGGAGTTTGAAAAAGAATTCAATCTCACCATCACGGACGAAGATGCCGAAAGCATTGCCACCGTAGGTGCAGCGATTGATTACCTACAATCCAAAGTAGGCGCATAA
- a CDS encoding tetratricopeptide repeat protein yields the protein MGHRQFWGLLVGLLLCMTVVVHAQTGPYNDGIRLFQKGQFGQAAVKFEEALRQNPKNNEAYRALAFCYLQTKNSIRAEATIKRGLQVFPNDLRLKSMQADIWLQSGRLMDAKTVLEEIDTAMEKGARVEGFGRAQIRAQLGAIAQRFGGLAYQAQKKDEALNQFKRAVQYLPDSLSARHNLIVLHLEEEAWEEALNVAEEALRKWPNNAQLLQMKGKCLLELRRFKELEETWKVVYDRNSRDLDVGLMYGQILLANQKNNEAQTVFDKLLRENPKEKRLYDALVQINEQNFNYTAVVELLRRQRKFLPQDAAIVKKLAQTHEVTQEWDKSRAYYDTLAVMTGEAGKVKLAIARTYEQQDSLTVALGKLEALRETTPKDREVLNALGALQRRMKRWTEAATTYFALTADSTQATTAWMRWGEMQAHLGDRNAAKSGYGKAIQRLTQHPLPYIGLAELTPKDDPKQCEWAETGLRKALRGVKALQEQQVSQVQNRSVEESENRQSTKDALEEYDALGGRAFQFFTATCPRPSVESVISDLLQTYQGSGKLFYYVGTHYRRLGEIDRARIYFNEAANFSPQLTENQEALGALLQAEGNIPLAILSYERIVAIKPAYAPAYRALIDLYRSQGQLSELADKWMARHEATPMNAVLREYLIEALHKSGRLDDARRIAEKSQAENVKNESSRQ from the coding sequence ATGGGTCATAGGCAATTTTGGGGTTTGTTAGTCGGTTTACTTTTGTGCATGACGGTCGTGGTTCATGCACAAACAGGCCCGTATAATGATGGTATTCGGTTGTTCCAAAAAGGCCAATTTGGGCAAGCGGCTGTTAAGTTTGAGGAAGCGCTTCGGCAAAACCCCAAAAACAACGAAGCGTACCGGGCATTGGCTTTTTGTTACCTCCAGACCAAGAACAGCATTCGAGCAGAAGCCACCATCAAAAGAGGGTTACAAGTATTTCCGAATGATCTGAGGCTAAAATCTATGCAAGCAGATATTTGGCTACAGTCTGGTAGATTGATGGATGCCAAGACGGTTTTAGAGGAAATAGACACCGCAATGGAGAAAGGAGCGCGGGTGGAGGGCTTTGGTCGGGCGCAAATTCGGGCACAACTCGGCGCGATTGCCCAACGGTTTGGCGGTTTGGCGTATCAAGCCCAAAAAAAGGACGAAGCCCTGAACCAATTTAAACGGGCTGTGCAGTATTTGCCAGATTCGCTCTCGGCACGGCACAATCTAATTGTTTTGCATCTGGAAGAAGAAGCGTGGGAGGAAGCCTTGAATGTGGCCGAGGAAGCCTTGCGGAAATGGCCGAACAACGCCCAATTATTACAAATGAAGGGCAAGTGCTTGTTAGAACTTAGGCGTTTTAAGGAGTTAGAAGAAACGTGGAAAGTGGTTTATGACCGCAATTCTCGCGACTTGGATGTGGGGCTGATGTATGGGCAAATTTTACTGGCCAACCAAAAAAACAATGAGGCGCAAACGGTTTTTGATAAACTCTTGCGCGAAAATCCCAAAGAAAAGCGTCTCTACGACGCATTAGTGCAAATTAACGAGCAGAATTTTAATTATACCGCTGTTGTGGAACTCCTCCGGCGACAACGAAAATTCCTGCCTCAAGATGCAGCCATCGTCAAAAAACTGGCACAAACCCACGAGGTGACGCAGGAGTGGGACAAATCCCGTGCGTATTACGACACACTTGCTGTTATGACCGGCGAGGCAGGAAAGGTTAAACTGGCCATTGCTCGTACCTATGAACAACAAGACAGTTTGACGGTGGCTCTTGGAAAGTTGGAAGCCTTACGCGAGACTACGCCCAAAGACCGCGAGGTCTTAAACGCGCTTGGTGCTTTGCAACGCCGCATGAAGCGCTGGACAGAAGCCGCAACAACCTATTTCGCGCTCACCGCCGATTCTACCCAAGCAACAACGGCTTGGATGCGCTGGGGAGAAATGCAGGCACATCTCGGCGACCGGAATGCCGCAAAATCGGGATACGGAAAAGCCATTCAACGCCTTACTCAACACCCTTTGCCCTATATTGGCTTGGCAGAATTGACCCCAAAAGATGATCCTAAACAATGTGAATGGGCCGAAACAGGTTTGCGAAAAGCATTACGGGGCGTAAAGGCCCTACAAGAACAACAGGTCTCGCAGGTGCAAAACCGAAGTGTGGAAGAATCAGAGAACCGACAAAGTACCAAAGACGCCTTAGAAGAATATGACGCATTAGGCGGAAGGGCTTTTCAGTTTTTTACCGCCACTTGTCCGCGGCCTTCGGTGGAAAGTGTGATTTCCGATTTGCTTCAAACCTATCAAGGTTCTGGCAAATTGTTTTATTATGTGGGAACCCACTATCGGCGATTGGGCGAAATAGACCGGGCACGGATTTATTTTAATGAAGCGGCCAATTTTTCTCCGCAACTCACGGAAAACCAAGAAGCATTAGGAGCGTTGCTACAGGCAGAGGGTAACATTCCGTTGGCCATTTTATCTTACGAACGGATTGTGGCCATAAAACCAGCATATGCGCCAGCATATCGGGCATTGATAGACTTATATCGGTCTCAGGGACAACTTTCCGAACTCGCGGATAAGTGGATGGCTCGACACGAAGCCACGCCCATGAATGCGGTATTACGGGAATATTTGATTGAAGCCTTGCATAAGTCCGGACGCTTAGACGACGCCCGTAGAATCGCCGAAAAATCCCAGGCCGAGAACGTGAAAAATGAATCTTCCCGCCAATGA
- a CDS encoding peptidyl-prolyl cis-trans isomerase, translating to MRESTAAILWILVIAFGGIWVFTDSGAMDVIGRSNALNVATVDGEPIEREQFQNLLNNYIQQAQQNGQEVTQAMRDQYSDLVFNALIERKLREREMKKLGIQVTDQEVIDMVFGASPDPIILQSFSDGKGGINRTALKNFWENAERRPQVLQIQDYLREKRAQEKLDKLLEATVRISDADVVDEYLRRNQTYSAEYIALRYADIQDKSVTISDAELRSYYNENKEEFKRKKSYSFLFASKQTTATSADSARVRNELGTLRESFANAKDYRSFFTQNNSMAPLDSTYRDKSQFGPVLANMLFANPTVGTVVGPVADAGAFHLVKILGVKSDPAYTARASHILVEQEAKAKELMTQLQAGGDFATLAKANSKDPGSGQNGGDLGEAPTANYVPEFRKAVETAPLNQLVGPVKTQFGYHIIKVATRTATTSSKIQVANFMRPIDVGAEAVDRIRKSMEDFQYFATEANDFRTEAKKQKLQVQNTSVEEGANTIPLLGPSRAIMNFLAKAKPNQISDVVELDDKMVVVQLLESKPEGYKSVEELKTVLEPRARNEKKKNILEERFRTAMTKNGFGNGLAQALKTNVNTATDLTYNNALIQTLGREAKFVGALSALKPGQSSGIIVGENGVYVVKLTSKGNFNASTMKPDEKAEIVQTLRQQGLQQVKTRWMEQLREKAEIEDFRSNFNL from the coding sequence ATGCGGGAAAGCACCGCAGCCATTCTTTGGATATTGGTCATTGCTTTTGGTGGAATCTGGGTATTCACAGACTCTGGTGCGATGGATGTCATTGGCCGGAGCAATGCCCTGAACGTTGCAACCGTTGACGGTGAACCTATCGAACGGGAGCAATTTCAGAATTTGCTCAACAACTACATCCAGCAGGCCCAACAAAACGGCCAAGAAGTTACGCAGGCGATGCGAGATCAATATAGTGATCTCGTGTTTAATGCCCTGATTGAGCGCAAATTGCGCGAACGTGAAATGAAAAAACTGGGCATTCAGGTGACGGATCAAGAGGTGATTGACATGGTTTTTGGGGCCAGTCCCGATCCCATCATCCTCCAGTCTTTCAGCGATGGCAAAGGTGGTATTAACCGTACTGCGTTGAAAAATTTCTGGGAAAACGCCGAACGTCGTCCGCAGGTATTGCAAATCCAAGACTATCTCCGCGAGAAACGTGCGCAAGAGAAGCTGGATAAACTCCTCGAAGCAACCGTTCGGATTTCCGATGCCGACGTGGTGGACGAGTATCTAAGGCGTAATCAGACCTATTCCGCAGAATACATAGCGCTACGATATGCCGACATTCAGGACAAATCGGTTACGATAAGCGATGCCGAACTCCGGTCGTACTATAACGAAAACAAAGAAGAGTTTAAGCGCAAGAAGTCCTATTCGTTCCTCTTTGCCAGTAAGCAAACTACGGCTACCTCTGCCGATAGTGCCCGCGTGCGGAATGAACTTGGTACCCTGCGCGAGTCCTTCGCCAATGCAAAAGACTATCGTAGTTTCTTTACGCAAAACAACTCAATGGCGCCCTTAGACTCTACCTATCGCGATAAAAGCCAATTTGGCCCCGTTTTGGCCAATATGCTTTTTGCGAACCCAACCGTTGGTACCGTTGTGGGGCCCGTTGCCGATGCAGGGGCATTTCACTTGGTCAAGATTCTGGGTGTAAAGTCTGATCCGGCTTATACAGCCCGTGCGAGCCATATCCTTGTTGAGCAAGAAGCAAAGGCGAAGGAATTGATGACACAATTACAAGCAGGAGGTGACTTTGCCACCCTTGCAAAAGCCAATTCCAAAGACCCCGGTTCAGGACAGAATGGGGGAGACTTGGGCGAAGCCCCTACCGCCAATTACGTGCCTGAGTTTAGAAAGGCCGTAGAAACCGCTCCGTTAAACCAATTAGTAGGGCCTGTCAAAACCCAATTTGGCTACCATATCATTAAGGTTGCTACACGGACGGCTACTACCTCTTCTAAGATACAAGTGGCCAACTTTATGCGCCCAATTGATGTAGGTGCAGAAGCCGTAGATCGGATCCGCAAGAGCATGGAGGATTTTCAATATTTTGCAACCGAGGCCAATGACTTCCGTACCGAGGCCAAAAAACAAAAACTTCAGGTGCAAAACACCTCGGTGGAAGAAGGCGCCAACACCATTCCCCTTTTGGGTCCAAGCCGCGCCATCATGAACTTTTTGGCCAAGGCCAAACCGAACCAGATCAGTGATGTGGTGGAGTTAGACGACAAAATGGTGGTGGTTCAGTTGCTTGAAAGCAAACCAGAAGGATACAAATCCGTCGAAGAGTTAAAGACCGTATTGGAACCACGCGCTCGAAACGAAAAGAAAAAAAATATCCTCGAAGAGCGATTCCGGACAGCGATGACCAAAAATGGTTTTGGCAATGGTCTTGCACAAGCACTCAAAACCAATGTTAATACCGCAACCGATCTTACGTACAACAATGCGCTGATCCAGACATTGGGCCGCGAAGCGAAGTTTGTAGGCGCCCTGAGCGCCCTGAAGCCGGGACAATCGAGCGGTATTATTGTTGGTGAAAACGGTGTTTATGTGGTGAAGTTAACGAGCAAAGGCAACTTCAATGCTTCTACCATGAAACCAGATGAAAAGGCCGAAATTGTACAAACGCTCCGCCAACAAGGTCTTCAGCAAGTAAAAACCCGTTGGATGGAACAACTGCGCGAAAAAGCAGAGATCGAAGACTTTAGAAGTAATTTCAACCTCTAA
- a CDS encoding deoxynucleoside kinase, translating to MPKAAKTSAGKKYVAIAGNIGAGKSSLTRLLSNHFKWEAYFERVEDNPYLADFYADMRRWSFNLQVFFLSSRFNQQQEIENLPHSVVQDRSIYEDAEIFARNLYEMALMSQRDYENYTELFQIMTSYLTPPDLLVYLRASVPTLVEHIQSRGREFESNISIDYLKRLNELYEDWVERYHVGPKLIINVDDLDFVNHEEGRAEIISQIEGRLYGLFAE from the coding sequence ATGCCAAAAGCTGCAAAAACCTCTGCCGGAAAAAAATACGTGGCCATCGCTGGCAATATTGGCGCCGGTAAAAGTTCCCTCACCCGCCTTTTGAGTAACCATTTTAAATGGGAAGCTTATTTCGAGCGAGTCGAAGACAATCCGTACTTAGCTGATTTTTATGCCGATATGCGGCGTTGGTCTTTTAATTTGCAAGTATTTTTCTTGTCCAGCCGCTTTAACCAGCAACAGGAAATTGAGAACTTGCCCCACTCGGTGGTACAAGATCGTTCCATATACGAAGATGCCGAAATTTTTGCCCGCAACCTCTACGAAATGGCCCTGATGTCGCAACGCGATTATGAGAACTATACCGAGTTATTTCAAATCATGACCTCATACCTAACACCGCCGGATTTGTTGGTCTATTTGCGGGCCTCGGTTCCCACGTTGGTGGAGCACATCCAGTCTCGCGGCAGGGAGTTTGAGAGCAATATCAGTATAGACTATCTGAAGCGATTAAATGAATTGTATGAAGACTGGGTGGAGCGTTATCATGTGGGGCCTAAGTTGATTATCAATGTGGATGATTTGGATTTTGTTAACCATGAAGAAGGACGCGCAGAAATCATTTCTCAGATTGAAGGGCGGCTTTATGGACTGTTTGCCGAATAG